A genomic window from Salvia splendens isolate huo1 chromosome 11, SspV2, whole genome shotgun sequence includes:
- the LOC121753722 gene encoding probable serine/threonine-protein kinase WNK11, which translates to MTNDAGDEDKEEFVEVDPTSRYGRYDELMGAGAVKKVYRAFDQEEGIEVAWNQVKLRNFADDESMINRLFSEVGLLRQLKNKNIISLYSVWRDEKRNTLNFITEACTSGNLREYRKKHKQVSTKALKKWSRQILKGLDYLHSSEPCVIHRDLNCSNVFINGNIGQVKIGDFGLAVTVGRNHSAHSVIGTPEFMAPELYDEDYTELIDIYSFGMCLLELVTLEVPYSECDNVAKIFKKVTSGVRPEAMKKVKDPEVVAFIEKCLAQPRARPSAADLLKDPFFDGIYDDDDEENPDE; encoded by the exons ATGACTAATGATGCGGGTGATGAAGATAAGGAGGAATTCGTGGAGGTTGATCCGACCAGTCGTTACGGTCGCTACGATGAGCTGATGGGGGCGGGGGCAGTGAAGAAAGTGTACAGAGCCTTCGATCAAGAAGAAGGCATCGAGGTGGCGTGGAACCAAGTTAAGCTGCGCAACTTCGCCGATGATGAGAGCATGATCAACCGGTTGTTTTCAGAGGTTGGATTGCTGCGGCAGCTGAAGAACAAGAACATCATCTCCCTGTACTCGGTGTGGCGAGATGAGAAGAGGAATACGCTGAATTTCATCACCGAGGCCTGCACTTCGGGAAATTTGAGGGAGTACAGGAAGAAGCACAAGCAAGTTTCAACAAAAGCTTTGAAGAAGTGGTCGAGGCAGATACTCAAGGGGCTGGACTATTTGCATTCTAGTGAGCCATGTGTAATTCACAGGGACCTCAATTGCAGCAATGTCTTCATCAATGGCAACATTGGTCAG GTTAAAATTGGTGATTTCGGCTTGGCAGTCACAGTTGGGAGAAATCATTCAGCTCATTCAGTGATAGGGACACCGGAGTTCATGGCACCTGAACTCTACGACGAGGACTACACAGAGCTAATAGATATATATTCATTCGGCATGTGCTTGCTCGAGCTGGTGACTCTAGAAGTACCCTACAGCGAGTGTGACAATGTTGCCAAGATATTCAAAAAGGTAACGTCCGGTGTGAGACCCGAAGCCATGAAAAAGGTTAAGGACCCAGAGGTGGTAGCATTCATTGAGAAGTGCCTAGCGCAGCCAAGGGCTAGACCCTCTGCTGCTGATCTCCTCAAGGACCCCTTTTTTGATGGAATTTACGATGATGATGACGAAGAAAATCCTGATGAGTAA